The segment ACAGATCATCGCGTGCGGCATCACCGATGCCAGCGTCACAACTATGTCCATCGAGACCGGCAGGACCATCAACCCCGCCGACATTGCCGAGCGCTTCAAGGAAGAGTTCCGCAAGCACGAAGAAGCACTCGTATCCAGCCCCGAAGGAGCACTCCAGTGACCCTGGCACCTGAAGGCCGTAAGCTGCTGCGCGTTGAACAGCGCAATAAAGCCGTCCCGGTCGAACGCAAGCCCGAATGGATCAAGGCCAAGGTCCAGATGGGCCCGGAATTCGTGGGCCTGAAGAACCTCGTGAAAAAGGAAGGCCTGCACACCGTCTGCGAGGAAGCCGGCTGCCCTAACATCTTCGAATGCTGGGAAGACAAGGAAGCGACCTTCCTGATCGGCGGCTCCGAATGCACCCGCCGCTGCGACTTCTGCCAGATCGACACCGGCAAACCCTCACCGGTGGACATGTTCGAACCCACCAAGGTCGCCCGCTCCGTCCAGTCCATGGCCCTGCGCTACGCCACCGTGACCGGCGTGGCCCGCGACGACCTCGCCGACGAAGGCGTCTGGCTCTACGCCGAAACCGTCCGCAAGATCCACGAACTGAACCCCGGCACCGGCGTCGAACTGCTCATTCCGGACTTCTCCGGCAAACCCGAACACATCAACGCGATCTGCGACTCGAACCCGGAAGTCTTCGCGCACAACGTCGAAACCGTGCCCCGGATCTTCAAACGCATCCGCCCCGCGTTCCGCTACGACCGCTCCCTGGACGTCATCACCCAGGGCCGGGCCCGCGGCATGGTCACCAAATCCAACCTGATCCTGGGCATGGGCGAAACCCGCGAAGAAATCTCCGAAGCCCTGGCAGACCTGCACGCCGCGGGCTGCGACCTGATCACCATCACCCAATACCTGCGCCCCTCCGAACGGCACCTGCCCGTGGACCGCTGGGTCAAACCCCAGGAATTCGTCGACCTCGCCACCGAAGCCGAGGAAATCGGCTTCCTCGGCGTCATGTCCGGCCCCCTGGTCCGCTCCTCCTACCGCGCCGGCCGCCTCTGGGCCACCGCGATGCGCAAGAAAGGCCGCGAGATCCCGGTGCACTTAGAGCACATTGCCCACATCGCCGAAGGCATCCAGGACTCCGGCACCACCCGCCAGGAAGCCCGCACCCTCCTCGCACAGGGCTCGTAGCGGGTCCGAAAACACATAGCCAAAGGACCTGGTCCCGGATAAGTCCGGCGTCCGGTCCTTTGCCGCAAATCACGTAGAATTAAGGCACTATGGCGAAATCCCCTGATTCCAGCAACTCCACAACATCGGCTGCCGAGGCTCCCAAGCGCGGGTTGTTTTCCCGCAAGCCCAAGGAAGCCAAGGCCAAGAAGCCGAGCCAGCTGAAGCAGATCGGCGAGGTCTTCAAGATGACCCGCCGCAACGATCCCATCGTCGTGTGGCTCATGCTGCTGGCGTTCCTCGGCGTCGTTGCTGTCAGCCTCGTTGTCGGGCTGCTCCTGAACAACTGGGTCACGGGCCTGATCATCGGCATTCCTTTGGGCTTGCTCGCAGCTGTCTTCATCCTCTCGCGCCGTGCGGAACGGGCAGCCTTCGCACAGATCGAGAACCAGCCCGGGGCCTCCGGTGCGGCCTTGGGAACCTTGCGCCGTGGCTGGATCACCGAAGACCAGCCGGTCGCCGTCAACCCGAGGACCCAGGACGCGGTCTTCCGCGCTATCGGCCGCCCGGGCGTCGTACTGGTCACCGAGGGACCTTCGCACCGCGTCAAGCCGCTGGCCGACGCCGAGCGCAAGAAACTCTCCCGCATTCTCCCGAACGTGACCATTCACGTGATCGAGAGCGGCCGTGGCGAGGGTCAGGTGCCCATCAGCCAGATTGCAAAGACCATGAACAAGTACAAGAACGAGCTCACCAAGACTGAGGTCGGCGCCGTCAACAAGCGGATCTCCTCGCTCGGCAACCGCCTGCCAATCCCCAAGGGCATCGACCCTTACAAGGCTCGCCCGGACCGCAAGGCTGCACGCGGACGCTAAACCACAAAAGCCGCTTGTTCCTGGAAACTCCAGGAACAAGCGGCTTTTTTGTCTGAGGAAGTGTCTACATCCGAATGAGTATTGTGTTCATCGCTTTGTCATGGAGGCCACGCTGATCAGGATCGAAGACAACTGCGGGAATCACCAGGCACAGCAGGAGAGTCCTCACCAGGGCCGCCAAAGGCCCCGCCGGCGTGCCTCCGAGCCGCACGACGTGGATACCTGCAACGCGGTGTCCGATGCTGTAACCAAGCGTGCCGATCAGGAGGATCTGTTCCACGGCAAAGACAGCAAGCGTTGCCCACGAGTTGCCGCCAAAGGCAAAGTTGCTGATCACCAGGGCGATGACCCAGTCGATGCATATCGCCAGGATGCGACGGCCGGCCCTCGCCATGGAGCCGGGTCCCGACTCGGGCAGGCCGAGCCGTTCGCCGGGGTATTTGGATATTCCGGACGTATCCGGCCCTGTGAGCCATGAACCAATGTCTTTACGATCTACCACTGTTCAAGCTTACGGCTTCACCAGGGGATGCCAGACGGCGGTTGCTGATGCTTGCTCGACCGTCCACTGAGTTCCCAAGGAACGGGCAGACACCTGAAGGACATAGACTGGCACTGCAGTAGACCAGTAGCGTTTACACAGCGGGTAGTTCTGTAACCTGCTCGAAACAATACCGACACTCCGGGGAAATCACGTTTCCCTAGGGTTGGAGAAGTTGCTAGCCACCGCCTCAGGGATACTTTTTTGTTTCCCTGCTTCCGGTTTGCGCTGGACCAGACGGCCCGAGGGCCTGTTACCTGTTATGCGTTAGGAGCATAGATGTTCAAGACTGCG is part of the Arthrobacter methylotrophus genome and harbors:
- a CDS encoding RDD family protein, with protein sequence MVDRKDIGSWLTGPDTSGISKYPGERLGLPESGPGSMARAGRRILAICIDWVIALVISNFAFGGNSWATLAVFAVEQILLIGTLGYSIGHRVAGIHVVRLGGTPAGPLAALVRTLLLCLVIPAVVFDPDQRGLHDKAMNTILIRM
- the lipA gene encoding lipoyl synthase; its protein translation is MTLAPEGRKLLRVEQRNKAVPVERKPEWIKAKVQMGPEFVGLKNLVKKEGLHTVCEEAGCPNIFECWEDKEATFLIGGSECTRRCDFCQIDTGKPSPVDMFEPTKVARSVQSMALRYATVTGVARDDLADEGVWLYAETVRKIHELNPGTGVELLIPDFSGKPEHINAICDSNPEVFAHNVETVPRIFKRIRPAFRYDRSLDVITQGRARGMVTKSNLILGMGETREEISEALADLHAAGCDLITITQYLRPSERHLPVDRWVKPQEFVDLATEAEEIGFLGVMSGPLVRSSYRAGRLWATAMRKKGREIPVHLEHIAHIAEGIQDSGTTRQEARTLLAQGS
- a CDS encoding DUF4191 domain-containing protein, giving the protein MAKSPDSSNSTTSAAEAPKRGLFSRKPKEAKAKKPSQLKQIGEVFKMTRRNDPIVVWLMLLAFLGVVAVSLVVGLLLNNWVTGLIIGIPLGLLAAVFILSRRAERAAFAQIENQPGASGAALGTLRRGWITEDQPVAVNPRTQDAVFRAIGRPGVVLVTEGPSHRVKPLADAERKKLSRILPNVTIHVIESGRGEGQVPISQIAKTMNKYKNELTKTEVGAVNKRISSLGNRLPIPKGIDPYKARPDRKAARGR